A single genomic interval of Trichosurus vulpecula isolate mTriVul1 chromosome 6, mTriVul1.pri, whole genome shotgun sequence harbors:
- the LOC118855405 gene encoding olfactory receptor 4P4-like, translating into MENQNNVTEFVLLGLFKKPEVKMICFIIFLLCYFAIFFGNIIIFITIICSHLIQQPMYYFLCHLSYMDLAYTSTVVPRLLRDLIAKQNSISYNSCMTQLFTAHFLSGVEVFILVSMAFDRYVAICKPLHSMVIVSRQRCNTMLLMAWLFAFWHAIAQMIMVIRLPFCGPNQVDHYICDVKALLKLVCTDTRIPNILVIANTGMVVLATFLVLVASYIVILYNLRNHSSDARHKALSTCASHVMVVVLFFVPCIATYIPPPSASQNDKEFSMFYTVIAPMMNPLIYTLRNTEMKKAMQKVWVAKMVLIFK; encoded by the coding sequence ATGGAAAATCAGAACAATGTTACAGAATTTGTTCTTTTGGGACTGTTCAAGAAGCCAGAGGTTAAGATGATATGTTTTATAATCTTCCTGCTCTGCTATTTTGCCATCTTCTTCGGGAACATTATTATCTTCATCACTATCATATGCAGTCATTTAATCCAACAACCTATGTACTATTTCCTCTGTCATTTATCCTACATGGATCTTGCCTATACTTCCACTGTGGTTCCCAGGCTACTAAGGGACTTAATCGCCAAGCAAAACTCCATCTCCTATAATAGCTGCATGACTCAGCTCTTTACTGCTCATTTTCTTTCAGGTGTTGAGGTGTTCATTCTCGTGTCTATGGCCTTTGACCGTTATGTTGCCATTTGTAAACCTTTGCATTCCATGGTAATTGTGAGTAGACAGAGATGTAACACGATGCTCCTGATGGCCTGGTTATTTGCTTTTTGGCATGCCATTGCCCAGATGATCATGGTCATTAGATTACCTTTCTGTGGCCCTAATCAAGTGGATCACTATATATGTGATGTGAAAGCTCTCTTAAAACTTGTCTGCACTGACACACGTATCCCAAATATCTTAGTCATTGCAAATACTGGGATGGTTGTCTTGGCCACCTTTCTGGTTTTGGTGGCATCTTACATCGTCATATTATATAACCTTAGGAACCACTCATCAGATGCTCGACATAAAGCCCTCTCCACCTGTGCTTCTCATGTCATGGTCGTGGTTCTATTCTTTGTACCCTGTATCGCCACCTATATCCCACCTCCCAGTGCCAGTCAAAATGATAAGGAGTTCTCAATGTTTTACACAGTCATTGCACCCATGATGAACCCACTCATCTATACACTGAGAAATACAGAGATGAAGAAAGCAATGCAGAAGGTATGGGTAGCAAAAATGGTTttgatatttaaataa
- the LOC118854320 gene encoding olfactory receptor 4P4-like has product MENHNNVTEFVLLGLLMKKEMKTICFLIFLACYLAIFLGNFVIFITITSSHLMQQPMYYFLWHLSFMDPCFTSTIVPRLISDLIATRKTISYNCCMTQLFTSHLLGGVEMFILVSMAFDRYVAICKPLHYMIIVSRQRCNLLILLAWVVAFWHSIAQLLMILRLPFCGPNQIDHYMCDSKPLLKLACTDTHVASILVIANTGMVVLATFLVLVASYIIILYNLRKHSSEGRRKALSTCASHVMVVVLFFLPCISTYIPPPNFLNNDKEFSVFYTVIAPMLNPLIYTLRNVEMKNAMRMVWYRKLPLLFK; this is encoded by the coding sequence ATGGAAAATCATAATAATGTCACTGAATTCGTACTCTTGGGACTTctcatgaagaaagaaatgaagacaatatgttttctcattttcctggcGTGTTACTTAGCGATCTTCTTGGGAAATTTCGttatcttcatcaccatcacatCCAGCCATCTGATGCAGCAACCAATGTACTACTTTCTTTGGCACTTGTCCTTCATGGATCCTTGCTTCACTTCCACCATAGTACCCAGACTGATCAGTGACTTAATTGCCACAAGGAAGACCATCTCCTACAATTGCTGCATGACTCAGCTCTTTACTTCTCACTTACTGGGAGGTGTTGAAATGTTCATTCTGGTGTCTATGGCCTTTGATCGCTATGTTGCCATCTGTAAACCCTTACACTACATGATAATTGTAAGCAGGCAGAGATGCAACCTGCTGATTCTGCTTGCCTGGGTGGTGGCATTTTGGCACTCCATTGCCCAGCTACTCATGATCCTGAGGTTACCCTTCTGTGGCCCTAATCAAATAGATCACTATATGTGTGACTCAAAACCCCTCTTAAAGCTTGCCTGCACAGACACACATGTTGCTAGTATTTTAGTCATTGCTAACACTGGAATGGTTGTATTGGCAACATTTCTGGTCTTGGTGGCCTCTTACATCATCATATTATATAATCTTAGGAAGCACTCATCTGAAGGTAGGCGTAAAGCCCTCTCCACTTGTGCTTCCCATGTCATGGTTGTTGTTCTGTTCTTTCTACCTTGTATCTCCACTTATATCCCACCTCCCAATTTCCTAAATAATGACAAAGAGTTTTCAGTGTTTTACACTGTGATTGCACCTATGTTGAACCCTCTCATTTACACACTGAGAAATGTAGAAATGAAGAATGCCATGCGAATGGTATGGTACAGAAAATTGCCTTTGTTAttcaaataa